From Methylococcus capsulatus:
GCTGAACACCGCCATCACCCAGCCCTGGGGTAAAGGCTCGTTCATCGCCGTGTCAGCGCAAGGCTATCCGGTGACGCATCCCTTCGATCCAAACAGTCCAGTGACCGCTTACACTCATGCCCCCGCAGGGAGCCTGGACAATTGTATTTATCCCCAGGTCGCCGAAGGGCAAACGCCAAACCTCTGAACGGCCAGTGGGCAACTCACGTGGGATATCCATCATGACCAGACTCTTCACCCTAAGCCTCTGGCTGCTAGCCTTGTGGGCCGGACATACCTTTGCGCTCACCAGCAATGGCGGCAATGGCGCGCCCTCCTCTCTGTTCATCGCCGTGTTCGATCCGGACAGTCGCAAGTCCTATTACCTGGACCTTGGCATCACGATGGACCGATTCGTAGAAAATCCTTCTGTCAGCGCCGATCTGGCAGCAGATGGGAGCTTTGCCGCATTTCTCGGCAAACCTAACCTCGAATACAATGTTGCGGCATTCACCGCGCTGAAGGCCGATCAGAGCAACATGGCCCAATGGGGCTACCTCCTGACCTCCGCCGAGGGACGGGGGATCTTCGGCCGCAGCTTCGTCGCAGTGGATGCGGTGAGACAGCGCATGCTGGTATACGCCAGCTACCTCAGCGGCTCCAGCGGCGTATTCAGTGCGGGGGACGCCGGCTATTTCGACGGCGACCACTGGGGGCCAAGTCTCAACGGGGAATTGGGCGGAAGCAGCGTCGGCCAGATCGGCCAAGCCTTGCCGTTCTATTTCGTCAGCAACTCGACGGGGGACGCGGCCGGCGGCATCGTCCGCGCACTCGGCTCCTGGACCTTGAACGGCGACGGGAAGCTGAGCTTTTCCGCCCAGACCAGCCCCAACCTGCCGCCTGTCGCCGATGCCGGAAGCGCCCGTAGCGTCGACCAGGGAACGGTGGTAACACTGGACGGCAGCGCTAGCCATGACCCTGACAACGGCCCCGATCCGCTATCCTACGCCTGGAGCCAGACCTCCGGGCCGTTCGCTGCATTGACCGGAGACAACACGGCCAAGCCGAGTTTCACCGCTGCCAAAGCCGGCACCTATGGCTTCCGGCTCACCGTCGGTGACGGTGAAGCCTCAGCCACTGCTGCCGTCACCATTGCCGTAGGCGCAGTCAATCAACCGCCGGTCGCCAATGCAGGGCCCTCCCAGACGGCGATTGTAGGCAGCCTCGTGACGCTCGACGGCAGTGCCAGCAGCGACCCGGATCAAGGTCCCTCGCCCCTGGCTTACCAATGGACCCAGGTGTCCGGCCCGGTCACGGTCACCCTAGGCGGAGCTACGATGGCAAGGGCCAGCTTCACTCCGACGCAGGAAGGCAGCTATGGGTTCCAGCTCACCGTGAGCGATGGCGCCGCCTTCTCGACGGCAGCGACGCAGGTGGAAGTCAGCGCGACGAAGCCCATTACGTTGACCGCACCCACCCGGTGGAAGGTCAAGGTCAAACAACAGATTGGCTGGGACCCCGGCACCATCAAAGGCAACCGTCAGGTGAAGATCCAGTTCGCCAAAGACGGGGCGAATTTCAAGACGATTGGAACCGCTAAAGCCAAGAAACGGAGCTTCAACTGGAAACCGGGCCGGAAGCAGATTAGCGACCACGGCGTGCTCCGGATCTGCGTCAGACCGACCGGACAGTCGCCTCTGGTATGCGATGCCGTATCGGTGGCAGTGGAACCCTGAAGCAGTACTCCCACCGCCGTCAGGAATCCGGAGGGAGAACTTCGGCAGACTCCCCGACCGGCGGTGTCTTGGCCATGCAAGGACGAAACAGCCGCAGGTAAGTATCCGCGACCTGCTGGAGCGCACCCTGAACCTCGCGGTAGCGCTCCAACACCTCTTTGCCGAAGGGTGTCAGGTGGGCGCCTCCGCCGTGTCGTCCACCACGGGTGGCATCCACCAGCGGCTCACGGAAGGAACGGTTCATGGTGTCGACCAGCAACCAGGCGCGCCGGTAGCTCATATCCATGCTGCGGCCCGCAGCCGATATCGACCCAGTCCGTTCGATCGCCTCCAGCAACTCCGCCTTGCCGGGACCGAAGGCTATTTCAGTGCCATAGAGCAGACGCAGGGTCAGTTTGAACTTCGGCTCTACGAAACAGCGCGGCGGATGCACTGTTTTCTTCGTGCGCCGCTTGCGCGGTTCCTGTGTCTTCTCACCCACTCGACCGGTGCCGGCTTGCGGCAGCGGTGAAGTTGTGCCGGCGTTAGGAAGGAGCGGTTTATCGGATGGCATTCGCAACTCGTCGGACGGCAGCGATCGAACGATTCGCCGATGAGGGTTAATCGTAACGGTTCTGCACACGCCGGGATATCCCCTTGGACGACAAGGAGCATGCGGTCAAAGGGCAACCGTCCCTTCAGCCGATAGCCCGGGATGGATTGCGTCACAGTCAGATTATCGGCGCGACAGCAAAGCGACGTAACCGCTTGATGTAAATGGTGGGCGGTGCAGGGATTGAACCTGCGACCCCTTCCGTGTGAAGGAAGTGCTCTCCCGCTGAGCTAACCGCCCTTGTCCGGCGAATCACACGGGGCGGCGCCGTGCGGATACCGAAAAAGACGCTATGAGATGTGCCAAACCCAATATAACCTGGACACATCTTCTATGTCCAAAATATCCTATCTTCAAATCCAAATCTTGTAAATGCTCTTGTTGGATAGTGTAAGAGCAAATAAAACTGTCCGCTGTTGTAGCAGCTAAAAGGCAAAGGCTTCAGCTGATCGCATCGACATGAAGCAAAAAATCTGTGCTAATTTGCCGACAGAGCCGGAAGAAAGGCCGCTTAAACCGGGGTAGGTAATTGAAAAATCAGTGGGCCGTATTGGATTCGAACCAATGACCACTGCATTAAAAGTGCAATGCTCTACCGACTGAGCTAACGGCCCTGAGAGGATTGCTATTATAAATAGGGCGTATGAATGAAGCAAGTCGATGTATGCGTCCA
This genomic window contains:
- a CDS encoding PKD domain-containing protein; the protein is MTRLFTLSLWLLALWAGHTFALTSNGGNGAPSSLFIAVFDPDSRKSYYLDLGITMDRFVENPSVSADLAADGSFAAFLGKPNLEYNVAAFTALKADQSNMAQWGYLLTSAEGRGIFGRSFVAVDAVRQRMLVYASYLSGSSGVFSAGDAGYFDGDHWGPSLNGELGGSSVGQIGQALPFYFVSNSTGDAAGGIVRALGSWTLNGDGKLSFSAQTSPNLPPVADAGSARSVDQGTVVTLDGSASHDPDNGPDPLSYAWSQTSGPFAALTGDNTAKPSFTAAKAGTYGFRLTVGDGEASATAAVTIAVGAVNQPPVANAGPSQTAIVGSLVTLDGSASSDPDQGPSPLAYQWTQVSGPVTVTLGGATMARASFTPTQEGSYGFQLTVSDGAAFSTAATQVEVSATKPITLTAPTRWKVKVKQQIGWDPGTIKGNRQVKIQFAKDGANFKTIGTAKAKKRSFNWKPGRKQISDHGVLRICVRPTGQSPLVCDAVSVAVEP
- a CDS encoding winged helix-turn-helix domain-containing protein, with the protein product MPSDKPLLPNAGTTSPLPQAGTGRVGEKTQEPRKRRTKKTVHPPRCFVEPKFKLTLRLLYGTEIAFGPGKAELLEAIERTGSISAAGRSMDMSYRRAWLLVDTMNRSFREPLVDATRGGRHGGGAHLTPFGKEVLERYREVQGALQQVADTYLRLFRPCMAKTPPVGESAEVLPPDS